The region ATTGCCGTGAGCCGCTGCTTCTCCCCTTTCCTGCCCAGTGGCGAGCGCCGCCCCACCGACAAGCAGGCCACGGCGGAGTTCCTGCAGCGCCTGCTGGGGATCGAAGCTGCGCCAGTCGAGGAGACTCAGGCTATTGCCTTGCCAGATACCGAACCGCAATTGCCGCCCTCATGGCCCCTCCAGGCGCGCGAACTGCTGGACTTGCAGGGCCTGTCGCTGCCGGAAGTCAGCGCCCGCCTGGGCATTCCCAGCCGCGAAATTCAGCGCGCCGTGAACACCACGCGCCCCCTGCGCCTGCACCACGCCAAATTCGGCGACGGCGTGTTCATGCAGGGCTTCGGCCAGGGCGACCGGCGCGAGGTGCTGGTGTACTTCCCCGGCGTGGGGCAAAAACGCCTGCTGTTCAAGTTCGCCGGCCTCAGCGTCATCGAGACGGCCAGCGCGCCTGCGGGTTGACCCACTGCGCCGGGCATGGTTATACTTGCTTCCGCTCTGAAATGAGCCAGTCAACATATAGCCTAGGGATATGGTGTAATGGCAGCACAACAGATTTTGGATCTGTTTGTCTAGGTTCGAATCCTAGTATCCCTGCCAAGCACAGCGGTCTTCCACTTCAGGAGGGCCGCTTTTGCGTGTGCCTTCGCCTGACGTGTTTCTGACGCTTCTGACGGTTTCTTTAGCCTCCCTGCGCCGCTCATGTTCAGTCAGCTGGCCTTCACGGCACGTCAGCCAGACAGGACTAAGGTGATCTCGACAGCAATCCTACCCGCACCACACTCCCTCACAGGATTGCACGGAGGCTCCACCATGAAAAAAGCCCTGACCACCCTCGCCGTTGCTGCCGCTACCGTCGCCAGCCTGGCTGTTCCCGCTCTCGCCGCCCCCAAGATCAGCGCCCAGAGCATCATCGTCAACCCCGTGCAGACCAGCCTTTCCGCGCGCGTGTGGGTGAACCGCGACACCACCGGCAACGCGATTCCCAACTACCGCGTCGGCGACCGCATCACCTTGTACACCAGCGTCAACGAGAACGCCTACGTGTACCTGTTCAACGTGAACCCCGACGGCAGCACCGACCAGATTCTGCCCAACCGCTACAGCACCCGCACGGGCAACAACTACGTGAAGGCCGGACAGACCCGTGCTTTCCCCGCCGTCGGCGACCAGTTCACCTATGACGTCAGCGGCGCGGCCGGCCTCAACAAAGTCCTGGTCATCGCCAGCCGCCGGCCCCTGAACCTCAGCGAACTCAGCAGTTACACCCAGGGTTCGGCCTTCGCCACCGTCAAGCCTCAGAACCAGCAGCAGCTGGCCCAGGCCCTCAGCATTACCGTCAACCCTGTCGCCCAGCCCATCCCTCAGACCGACTGGATCAGCGACACCGCCTACTACAACGTCGTGCGCTAAGCATCCCGCCAGCGGCCTGACTTTCCCCTCTCCTCCGGAGCTTTGCAAGGCTCCCCAGAGGAGAGGGTTTTTATTGCCCCAGAGGACAAGGAGCCGGGTTGAACCCACTTGGGAGTGGCTGTGCCAGTTCCCCCTTCCGACTGGGCGGTTTTCCCCGACTACCAGGCGAGAGAGATACGTTCCATCTCATCTGTTCACACTGACCTCGCAGTTCACACGCCACCTATTTTTCTTCCCGTTTCCTGCGCAAGTATCGCGCCTCGATGAGGCCGAGGACAAGCGTGTTTATAAGGTAGGTGCCGAGCAGGGCAGTGAAGATGAGGTTGTGGGTGGTAGGGGCTTGCGGGTTGAGCAGGAGGGGAAAGCGGACAAGGCCGGTCAGGGGCAGCAGGGTCGTCACGAGGGCAGCCCAGGTAACGAGGAGCATGCCGCCCCAGGGACTGTTGAGGAGGCCGGAGCCGGGCAGCAGAAAGACAAGAAAACGGTACGTGGCGGGCCGTCCGAGGCGGGCGGAAGTGGCGGCGCGCGGAATGAGGAGCAGGAACGCGAGAAGCAGCAGGTGGGCGAAGGCGGCCAGGATCACCCAGCCGAGGCGCCCTCCTGCCGGGTCGCCTTGCAGGAAACCCAGGGGGTCCAGGAGGTCGCGGCGCAGGGTCACGCTGAGGTCACCACTGACCATGCGGGCCAGGTTGCGCCGATCCGGGTAGCACAGGCGCGGCTGGCCCTGGCGGTATTTTTTCTGGAAGTCCGTGCCGGGCGAAGCGGGGTTCAGGCCGACGTTGTACTGCGCGGCGCTCAGGTCCGGGCGCAGGGCCAGGGCGGCGCGGTAGTCCTCCAGGGCCTGCGGTTTGTCGTCGCGTTCCTGTGAAATGACCCCCAGGTTGTTCAGCGCGCAGGCGTCCTGTCCGGCTTGCAGGAAGGATTCGCGAGCGGTGGTGCTGTCTCCGTCGAGTTGCGCGGCCAGGCCCGCGAGAATGGCGGTGTCGGGCGTGACGCGCAGGTTCAGGTCTTCGACGTTCGCGGCGTACCACCCACCCCCGTACGTTCCCATGTTCAGCGCGGGCGCCAGGAGACCCTGGCGGGTCTGGTTGGCCCATTGCCACCCGCCCAGCGTCACGAGCAGGGCAGCGCCCAGAATGAACAGCATCAGGCGTTCGCTGAACGAGGCATAACTCATCAGGTTCAGCCGGGCGCGGGTCATGGGGCGTTGCCACAGACTGCGGTAACGTCCGCCGAAGGCCCGGGTGTCCTGCTGCTGCGTGCGCCACGCCCGCGTGGACAATGTAAGCAGGGCCGCCAGCAGGCTGATCAGCAGCGCTATGGTCGCCAGGCGCGCGGTGTCGCGCAGGGTGGCGGTGTCCTCGCTGCCCAGGTTGTAGAGGGAACCGCCGCGCTGGCTGCGGGCGAACTGCCGCCATTCCTCGGCTTCCCCGGCGCGGTCTTGCGCTTCGAGCAGCGCGGCGTAACGCTGGTACAGGGGGTCATGGCCCTCGAACTGCGGGTAAAGGTCTCGCAGGAACGACATCCACACCTCGGCGCGCGGCAAACGCTTTTGCGAGATCAGGGTGGCCGCGTACCTCGCCGGGTCACCGTAGGCCTTCAGCGCCTCGCGGCTCACGGGAATTTCCGGGTCGATTCCTCTGGCGGCTGCGTCCCTTTTGGCGTGTTCCAGGGCCAGGTCAGCCGCCGTGGGGAAGCCCGCCGTATCCAGTCGGGCGGCCAGCCCCGTCCACGCCGGGAAAGGCATTTGCGAACTCAGGGCGCGGCGCACGTTGTTCAGCGCGCCGTAACTGTCGCCCGCTTTCTGGCGCTCCTGCGCTTCCCTGAGCGCCAGAAAGGGATTTCCGGGAAAGAGCGTCGTCCAGCGGCTCACTTCACCTGCAGGCACGTGGTCGGCCACGCGGGCCAGCCACTGCGTGACCGCCGGATCCGGCGGAAGCACGGCCCGTTCCTGAACAGGAATGAAGAAGCCCGCTTCCGGGGCGGCCAGCGTGAACTGCTCGGTATAGCCCTTTCCTTGCGTGGTCACGCGCACCGCGCCACTTGCAGCGTCCAATGCGGACACCGGAGCGGGCAGGTCGGCGCGGCCCAGCACCCGGCCCTCGGCGGTGATGGCGTACACGGCAGGCCCCACGCCCACGTAGGAATTCCCTCCAAACTGAACAGGTTCGACCAGGGAACCCATCGCCTGTGGGAAGTTCAGGCGCCACACCACGCGCTCTTCCTCCCGGTCAAGCAGCGTGCGGCCTTCCAGCGAGACTTCCGCCTGGGCCAGACCACCACCCAGACAGCCCATACTCAGAAAGCACACGGCCAGGAGGAGGCGAAGAATGGCTTTCACGCTTTGACGGCTCCGTCGCCTTCCGGGCGCACGAGCAGGTGCACGGCCCTGACCAGCATGACGGCACTCCCGGCCAGAAATTCCCATGAACCTCCGAAGCGGGTGGACAGCCACCAGCCCACGGGTAAACTCACCGCTGTGACAAAGGGAATGGCGTTCAGTTTCAGGGCCTTTTGCAAAGTCGCCTTGTAAATAGGAACCAGTGCCAGCGCCAGGCCAATGGTTCCCAGAATCGTCAGGGGCGCCACGGGCAACAGGGCCCCCACGAAGGGCGCAATGCCTCCGCCGCCCTTGAAGCGGAAGAACACCGGGTAGCAGTGGCCCAGCACCACGCCCAGTACCGCCAGCCACGTCCACTCCGGGGCCAGCCCCTGCGCCAACCACCGCGCCAGCAGCGTCGCCACCACGCCCTTCAGGATGTCCAGCACAGACACCACCACCGCCGCCTGCCGGCCGTACTGACGGAAGGTGCCGCTCCCGCCCGGCAGGTCACGCGAACGAATGTCGTCGCCCCGCGCCCGCGAGTACAGGATGCCCATGACCACGGAACCCAGCAGGTAAGACACGACAAAGATGGCGGCAGGCATCACGCCCGCCATTCTAGGCTGGTGCGGCTGGGACACACTGCCGAACACGTTGCCAAATCGGGACGCCCGTTAAACTGGGCGTGATGCCTGTGCCAGAACTGACCCGCGCTGAATTACGCCGTTACGCCCGTCCGCTTCTGGTGGCGGAGTGGTCGGAGGCCGGGGCGCAGGAAAAAGTGAAGGCCGCCTCGGTGCTGATCGTGGGCGCGGGTGGGCTGGGTGGAGCGGTGATCACGCAACTGGCGGGCGCGGGTGTAGGGCAACTGATTATCGCGGACGGGGATACCGTCAGCCTCAGCAACCTGCACCGTCAGATTCTGTTCGACACGGCGGACGTGGGGAAATTCAAGGCGGAGGTGGCGTGCGCCCGCGCCCAGCGCATCAATCCCTTCGTGAAAGTAAAGGCCGCGCCGCAACTCACGCTGGAGAACGCGCCCGGCCTCGTCGGCCAGGTGAACCTGGTGGTCGACGCCACGGATAATTTCGAGACCCGTTACCTGATTGCC is a window of Deinococcus fonticola DNA encoding:
- a CDS encoding DUF4384 domain-containing protein, which encodes MKKALTTLAVAAATVASLAVPALAAPKISAQSIIVNPVQTSLSARVWVNRDTTGNAIPNYRVGDRITLYTSVNENAYVYLFNVNPDGSTDQILPNRYSTRTGNNYVKAGQTRAFPAVGDQFTYDVSGAAGLNKVLVIASRRPLNLSELSSYTQGSAFATVKPQNQQQLAQALSITVNPVAQPIPQTDWISDTAYYNVVR
- a CDS encoding glycerol-3-phosphate acyltransferase; the protein is MPAAIFVVSYLLGSVVMGILYSRARGDDIRSRDLPGGSGTFRQYGRQAAVVVSVLDILKGVVATLLARWLAQGLAPEWTWLAVLGVVLGHCYPVFFRFKGGGGIAPFVGALLPVAPLTILGTIGLALALVPIYKATLQKALKLNAIPFVTAVSLPVGWWLSTRFGGSWEFLAGSAVMLVRAVHLLVRPEGDGAVKA
- a CDS encoding HesA/MoeB/ThiF family protein encodes the protein MPVPELTRAELRRYARPLLVAEWSEAGAQEKVKAASVLIVGAGGLGGAVITQLAGAGVGQLIIADGDTVSLSNLHRQILFDTADVGKFKAEVACARAQRINPFVKVKAAPQLTLENAPGLVGQVNLVVDATDNFETRYLIADTCHDAGKTYVWGAAGGTTGLVTVFNEHYGLRQVFPEPAGAESCDAIGVLGPLPNVIGNVMAGEALKVLSGVGETLFGRLWMFDALSASVRVVRLNPPPRATTV